A window from Salvia miltiorrhiza cultivar Shanhuang (shh) chromosome 2, IMPLAD_Smil_shh, whole genome shotgun sequence encodes these proteins:
- the LOC131007582 gene encoding receptor kinase-like protein Xa21, translated as MPTASKRSNYYPAKTVLICRLYCEHTHDSVVGVDQKGAKFWGSLCAEYNDKRPERSISRDVTQIKSHFQRVSKDAKRFEAMHKKCHDQWKSGMSDIQILEQAEAMWLAEYRVPFRWIGVTCNLRHPRVAALNLSNMALSGTIPPQLGHLSFLIYLNLKSNLFHGDLPQELSLLRRLKFISLRLNNFTGDIPPMLGQLPKLEYLNLRNNSFIGSIPKSLSNLTNLQFLSLSSNSLSGEIPKEFARLQSLKNLYVEFNRLSGAIPSAIFNISSLVTIALTGNELSGSLPTDMCCNLPSLTGLYLSENQLSGAIPTNLSQCSRLEVLSLSYNSFNGEIPSEIGYLTSLQILNLGGNNLNGILPHEIGHLQSLVTFAAERNEIAGSIDFNIFMNMSSLQTLSLLRNKFAGKLSRDVGNITMLTNLYLSENHFTGLIPTEFGQLYHLEILVLHLNRLSGSIPHELFNISTLRRLSLVGNALSGVLPTHLCHASPFLERLFLGGNSMSGAIPNSISNSTMFSNNLTQSPSSSFITSLTNCRSLTHLSFEDNPINGVIPASVGNLSSSLRTFTANNCKFSGSIPVEMGNLSNMIVLDLSGNELSGNIPLTISHLHEHQGLYLSNNMLGGSIPHVICDLFSLNTLDMSQNQFSGPIPKCLGNVSSLRNLYLDSNILNSSIPSSLWGLKDLINLDLSSNSLNGSLPLEMSNLGAAIYINVAMNQLSGSIPSNIKKLQSLVNLSLANNRLEDSIPVSMGSMISLAYLDLSYNNLSGSIPKSLEALQHLDYFNVSFNSLSGEIPNGDNTTRQVDELIFVVPGRISYYELLQATERFDESNLLSTGSSCSVYKGILNNGKDIVVKVFNMQLEGISRIFDVECEILRSIRHRNLTNVISSCSNEEFKALVLEYMPKGNLEKWLYSHNYYLNMMQRLNIMIDVASALEYLHHGYSMPIIHSDLKPSNVLLDEDMVAHVSDFGIAKLLCDGDSSVLTNTLATLGYIAPEYGLEGLVSTRCDVYSYGVMLIETFTRKRPSDEMFCGDMSLKRWVELSLSEIPDELIDANLVMNLEEEMIDKNMQCVSSILELALKCSADSPGDRINMKQAHAELQKIKHRFSQ; from the exons ATTCAAATCCTGGAGCAAGCAGAGGCAATGTGGCTAGCCGAGTACCGTGTTCCGTTCCG CTGGATTGGCGTCACTTGCAACTTGCGCCACCCAAGAGTAGCTGCCTTGAATCTCTCCAACATGGCTCTCTCCGGCACCATTCCACCACAGCTCGGACACCTCTCCTTTCTCATCTACCTCAACCTCAAAAGCAATCTTTTTCATGGAGATTTGCCTCAAGAGCTGTCTCTCCTTCGCCGTTTGAAGTTCATATCTCTCCGACTCAACAACTTCACCGGAGACATCCCTCCGATGTTGGGTCAGTTGCCAAAATTAGAGTACTTGAATTTACGCAACAACAGCTTCATAGGTTCCATCCCAAAATCGCTCTCAAACCTCACAAACCTACAATTTCTTTCCTTATCTTCCAATTctctaagtggagaaattccaaaaGAGTTTGCGAGACTTCAAAGTCTAAAAAATCTGTATGTTGAATTCAATCGTCTCTCCGGTGCTATACCATCAGCCATATTCAATATATCGAGCTTGGTGACTATAGCTTTGACAGGCAATGAATTGAGTGGAAGTCTTCCAACAGACATGTGCTGTAATCTTCCATCTCTTACTGGGCTTTATCTTTCTGAGAATCAGCTGAGTGGCGCGATTCCAACAAATCTATCCCAATGTTCACGGCTTGAGGTGTTGAGCCTCTCTTACAACTCTTTTAATGGGGAGATACCTTCAGAAATCGGCTACTTAACATCTCTTCAGATTCTAAATCTTGGTGGTAACAATTTGAATG GAATACTACCACATGAGATTGGCCATCTTCAGAGTCTGGTTACTTTTGCTGCTGAACGGAATGAGATTGCGGGCTCAattgatttcaatattttcatgaatatgtCTTCTCTGCAAACCTTATCACTACTGCGTAACAAATTCGCGGGGAAACTTTCAAGGGATGTCGGGAATATTACCATGCTAACAAATTTATACCTCTCGGAAAACCATTTTACAG GGCTTATTCCCACTGAATTTGGCCAACTTTACCATTTGGAGATATTAGTACTACACTTGAACAGATTGAGTGGTTCGATTCCACATGAGCTCTTCAACATTTCAACTCTTCGGAGACTTTCACTTGTTGGCAATGCTCTTTCAGGGGTTCTTCCAACCCATTTATGTCATGCCTCTCCCTTTCTTGAAAGATTGTTTCTTGGCGGAAATTCCATGAGTGGAGCAATACCCAACTCTATCTCTAACT CAACAATGTTCAGCAACAATCTTACCCAGTCACCATCTTCTTCCTTCATTACTTCATTGACAAATTGCAGGTCTCTAACTCATTTGTCATTTGAGGATAATCCTATAAATGGTGTCATTCCAGCTTCTGTCGGGAACTTATCTTCCTCACTTCGAACATTCACGGCCAACAACTGCAAATTCAGTGGCAGCATTCCTGTAGAAATGGGCAATCTAAGCAATATGATAGTACTGGATTTATCTGGGAATGAGTTATCTGGTAATATTCCACTAACTATAAGCCATTTGCATGAACATCAAGGATTATATCTGTCTAATAACATGTTGGGAGGCTCAATACCACATGTTATATGTGATCTATTCAGCCTCAATACTTTAGATATGAGCCAGAATCAATTTTCAGGCCCAATTCCTAAATGTCTGGGAAATGTCTCTTCTTTAAGAAATCTTTATCTAGACTCCAACATTTTGAATTCAAGCATACCATCAAGCTTATGGGGTCTAAAAGATTTGATCAATCTAGACTTGTCCTCAAATTCATTAAATGGGTCACTACCTCTAGAGATGAGTAACTTAGGAGCAGCGATCTATATAAATGTTGCAATGAATCAGTTGTCAGGGTCAATTCCGAGCAATATCAAAAAGTTGCAGAGTTTGGTTAATTTGTCTTTGGCAAATAATAGACTAGAAGATTCTATTCCTGTGTCTATGGGAAGCATGATCAGTTTGGCATATCTCGACTTGTCGTACAACAACCTCTCTGGTTCAATTCCAAAGTCATTAGAAGCACTTCAACACCTCGACTACTTTAATGTCTCTTTCAATAgtttaagtggagaaattcctaatggag ATAACACGACTAGACAAGTTGATGAGTTGATATTCGTTGTGCCGGGAAGAATCTCTTATTATGAACTGCTGCAAGCAACGGAAAGATTCGATGAAAGCAATTTACTTAGCACTGGGAGTTCTTGCTCTGTTTATAAAGGAATTCTTAACAATGGGAAGGATATCGTTGTCAAGGTCTTTAATATGCAGCTAGAAGGTATTTCAAGAATATTCGATGTCGAATGTGAGATACTACGTAGCATTCGACACAGGAATCTGACAAACGTCATAAGCAGTTGCTCCAATGAAGAGTTCAAGGCATTAGTACTTGAATATATGCCAAAGGGAAACCTTGAAAAATGGTTATATTCCCACAACTATTACTTGAATATGATGCaaagattgaatataatgattGATGTTGCATCTGCCTTGGAATATCTTCACCACGGTTATTCAATGCCCATTATCCACAGCGACTTGAAGCCTAGTAATGTGCTATTAGATGAAGACATGGTTGCCCATGTAAGCGACTTTGGGATAGCAAAGTTGTTATGCGATGGAGATAGCTCTGTGTTAACCAACACACTAGCAACATTGGGTTACATCGCTCCAG AGTATGGTTTGGAAGGGCTAGTTTCAACAAGGTGTGATGTGTATAGCTATGgggtgatgttgattgaaactTTTACAAGAAAAAGGCCTAGTGATGAAATGTTTTGCGGAGATATGAGCTTAAAGAGATGGGTAGAACTCTCACTTTCTGAGATCCCAGATGAACTGATAGATGCTAACTTAGTCATGaatttggaggaagaaatgaTTGACAAGAATATGCAGTGTGTATCATCCATACTTGAATTGGCTCTGAAATGCTCCGCGGACTCTCCCGGTGATAGAATCAACATGAAACAAGCACATGCAGAGTTGCAAAAAATCAAACATCGATTTTCCCAGTGA